In the genome of Gadus morhua chromosome 14, gadMor3.0, whole genome shotgun sequence, one region contains:
- the rassf10b gene encoding ras association domain-containing protein 10: protein MQSEERQISVWVCQEEKLVLGLSKRTTCADVVRVLLLDDHHNARVKVSKQVTLRRRPQSYCVVEIWKELERVLPDNTRILRLWDAWGAEEQGNVKFVLFQQEPSAVFAAHDARLCVPAGAAVGPCRSAEARVVRSKDSPPAAAGATNSNAAMCFSPGKQRRIVRKAFRKLEKINKKKTRATSVDATSIRMETIIHRVASQDHAIRQQVHRIHELDKEIDCFEAQVHADRMKSHGVNYVQDTYSVDGPVERPFTREGDALSSVDRIANMEEYLRQCQEMVKLQERLEDHEALVDSMTRDIQEELNRRWMERRRREEKPMACTTSPPHLTKTPGMHTVGLVAGNDCLLDHVERIRTELDASLYIGLRLDTDLVAIDHDLQLTQVTLRAREREIHALLKQLDTLDADEEPLTFEKCSDNVPKEGEMVWSLETKRGWVEQTRCCNISQDEDSDTGISSLHSQDSDTYPVISLT from the coding sequence ATGCAGTCGGAGGAACGCCAGATATCAGTGTGGGTTTGTCAAGAGGAAAAACTGGTGTTGGGTTTGTCCAAGCGCACGACCTGTGCCGACGTGGTGAGGGTGCTGCTTCTGGACGACCACCACAACGCGCGGGTAAAAGTGTCCAAACAAGTGACGCTTCGACGCAGACCTCAATCCTATTGCGTCGTTGAGATATGGAAAGAACTCGAGCGCGTTTTGCCCGATAACACAAGAATCCTGCGTCTATGGGACGCGTGGGGAGCGGAGGAGCAGGGCAACGTGAAGTTTGTGCTGTTCCAGCAGGAGCCGTCTGCGGTATTTGCTGCGCACGACGCACGGCTCTGCGTTCCTGCAGGGGCCGCGGTTGGCCCCTGCAGGAGCGCAGAGGCGCGCGTCGTGCGCAGCAAAGACAGCCCTCCCGCTGCTGCAGGAGCGACCAATTCTAACGCCGCCATGTGTTTCTCTCCGGGAAAACAGCGTCGAATAGTCAGGAAAGCCTTCAGAAAATTggaaaagataaataaaaaaaaaacgcggGCGACGTCCGTAGACGCGACTTCGATACGAATGGAGACCATAATCCATCGCGTAGCTTCCCAGGACCACGCGATCCGCCAACAGGTCCACAGGATCCACGAGCTGGATAAGGAGATAGACTGTTTTGAAGCGCAGGTTCATGCGGACAGAATGAAAAGTCACGGGGTCAATTATGTGCAAGATACATATTCAGTTGACGGCCCGGTGGAGAGGCCCTTTACGCGCGAAGGTGACGCGCTCTCATCGGTGGACAGGATCGCCAACATGGAAGAGTACCTGCGTCAATGTCAGGAGATGGTGAAGCTGCAGGAGAGGCTGGAAGATCACGAGGCACTCGTGGACAGCATGACGAGGGACATTCAAGAGGAGTTGAATCGAagatggatggagaggaggaggagagaggagaagccCATGGCCtgcaccacatcaccaccacacctcaCGAAGACCCCGGGCATGCACACTGTTGGATTGGTGGCAGGAAACGACTGTCTTTTGGACCACGTTGAGAGGATCCGAACAGAGCTCGATGCTAGTTTATACATCGGACTTCGCTTAGACACGGATTTAGTTGCTATTGACCACGATTTGCAGCTGACCCAGGTGACGCTTAGAGCCAGGGAAAGAGAGATCCATGCTTTACTGAAACAATTGGACACTTTGGATGCTGACGAAGAACCATTGACGTTTGAGAAGTGCAGTGATAATGTGCCAAAAGAGGGGGAGATGGTGTGGAGTTTAGAAACTAAGAGAGGCTGGGTTGAGCAAACCAGATGCTGCAATATCAGCCAGGATGAAGACTCGGACACAGGGATTAGTTCCCTGCACAGTCAAGACTCAGACACTTATCCAGTTATCTCACTCACCTAA